A window of Kribbella voronezhensis genomic DNA:
GAGCACGAGGGTCAGTTCGGACGCGCCCTCGACGATCAACTCGTTCCCGGCGGTGCGGATTTCACCGTCGCTGCTGGCACGCAACGCGATCGCAGCCTCCATACCGCGATCCGGACCGTCGGAGTACCGGATGGGCTCCGGCACGTCGCGATGGGGCGGCGCGACATCGGCCGGCGCCTGGAGCAGCAGTCCGAGCCCGCCGTCGACCGCGTGCGGGCGCGACTGCAACTGTGAGGTCAGCCGGCAGGTCAGCGCGAGCACCGGCTCGGACGCGGTCAGCCGCTGAACCAGTACGCCGTCCGGCGCGCTGACGAAGACCTCCTGCCGGACCGTCACTCCCTCGAGCTCGAACTGCGCCGTGGCGATCGCCGCGTCGAGATCGAGTTCCCGCCGGTACTGCGTGACGTCGCCAGCTGCAGGCACCGCGCCATCGACGCGTATTTCGAGCAGGAGATCGCCCAACGGCAAGAACGCCTGCGAATAGCCCGAGTGGAAACCGCGAGCCAGTTCGTGCGCCCGCCGGACGTCGCCGTCCCGCAGCGCATCACGCACCGCCTGCACGGCATCGGCGCCGGTCGCGCCGAGCGGAGTCGACAACGCCCGCGCGGTCTGCGGACTGCCCGACCACAAGGTCTCGTCGTTCAGTCCGATCCGATCCGTGCCGACGCCGCCGAAGCACATCGCGCCGATCCGCCCGTTGCCGAGCGGTAACGCCTCCAGCCAGGCGGCCGCAGGCTGGTCGTAGAAAAGCCGCTGGGTGGCGGCGTGGTTCGAGCTCACCAGGTTGCTCATACCAGTGCCCTCCGTCGAGACGACGAGGTATTGATCCTATGAATTTCCGGGATCGTAGCGCCGACTCGCGTCTTGGTCCATACTGAACGGCAGCTAAGCCGAAGAAAGATCCCATCTATTGCTGATCGTGAGGGCCCTCATGCCACGCATCACCTCGGTGGAGGTTGTCGACGTCCGCTTCCCGACCTCGCTGACCAGCGACGGGTCGGACGCGATGAACAAGGACGGCGACCACTCGGCGGCGTACGTCATCCTGCATACCGACGACCCGGGTCTGGCTGGTCACGGCTTCACCTTCACCATCGGGCGCGGGAACGACCTGTGTGCCGCGGCGGCGGCGCAACGTGGCGAGCCGCTGGTCGGCCGCGACGTCGACGCGCTGTGCGCCGATCTCGGCGGGATCTATCGCGAACTCCAGTCGGACAGCCAGCTGCGCTGGCTCGGACCGGACAAGGGCGTCATCCATCTCGCCCTCGCCGCGGTGATGAACGCGGTCTGGGATCTGGCCGCGCGCCGGGCCGGCGTACCGCTGTGGCGACTGCTGGCCGAGATGTCACCCGAACAACTCGTCGACGCGGCCGATCTGCGCTATCTCGCCGACGTCCTGACCCCCGAGCAGGCGGTCGCACTGCTGGCCGGGCAAGAAGGGGGCCGCAAGCAACGAATCGAGCAGCTGGAGGCCTCCGGCTACCCGTGCTACACGACGTCGGCCGGTTGGCTCGGGTACTCCGATGCCAAGCTGCGCAGGCTCTGCGAAGAAGCCGTTGCCTCGGGCTACAAACATGTGAAGCTCAAGGTCGGTGCGAATCTGGCCGACGACATCCGGCGCTGCGGGATCGCCCGTGAGGTGATCGGGGCGGACGGCAACCTGATGATCGACGCGAACCAGGTCTGGGAGGTCCCGCAGGCGATCGAATGGGTGCGGGCGCTGGCCCGCTTCGAACCGCTGTGGATCGAGGAGCCCACGAGCCCCGACGACATTCTCGGCCATGCGGCGATCCGCAAGGCCGTGGCACCCATCGGCGTCGCCACCGGCGAGCACGGGATGAATCGTGTGCTGTTCAAGCAGCTGTTCCAGGCCGGCGCCATCGACTACTGCCAGCTCGACGCCGCCCGCCTGGGCAGTGTCAACGAGGTGCTCGCGGTCTACTTGCTCGCCGCGAAGTTCGGCGTACCGGTCTGTCCGCATGCGGGCGGTGTGGGTCTGTGCGAACTCGTCCAGCATCTCGCGGTCTTCGACTACGTCGCGGTGTCGGGCTCGCTCGACCGCCGCGTCACGGAGTACGTCGACCATTTGCACGAACACTTCGTCGAGCCTTGCGTGGTACGAAACGGCGCCTACGTGCTGCCGACCGCACCCGGTTACAGTGCCGAGATGCACAGAGAGTCACTCGCGACCTACATCTATCCGGACGGCACCTACTGGGCGTCACGAGCGCTCGTGGAGCCCGTCCCGTGAGCAAGGCGAAGACGGCGGCGCCGGCTCGTACGCCGGGTGTCTCCCAGACCGACATCGTCGTCCAGGGCATCCGGCAGATGATCGTCGACGGGCGGTTGCGCCCGGGCGGCCGGCTGCCCGTCGAGAAAGACCTCGCGGCGGCTCTCGGGGTCTCCAGGAATCCACTGCGCGAAGGCGTCCGGGCCCTGTCGATGCTGGGAGTTCTCGACACCCGGCAAGGCGACGGCACTTATGTCACCAACCTGGATCCGGCGATGCTGCTGGCTCCGCTCGGTTTCGTCGTCGATCTGCAGGACGGCAGCGGGACGCATCACCAGCACGCCGTCCGCCGGATCCTGGAGACCGAGGCGGCTGCCGCTGCCTCACTGCGGATCGCCGAGGCGCAACTCGAGGCCGCTGCCGAGCTGTTGCGTCACAACGAGACCGAACTGGCGAAGAAGGAGCCCGATCACGAACTGGTGATCGAGAACGACATCGCCTTCCACCGCATCATCGCCGACGCCGCGGGCAATCCGTTGCTGGCGGCCCTGATCGACGCGCTCGGCGGCCGCACCATGCGTGACCGGTTGCGCCGGTCGATCTCGCAGCCGGGCGCGGACGAGACCGCCCATCGCGAGCATCTGTCCATCCTCGACGCGCTCAGCACCCACGACCCGGATCGAGCCCGCACCCGGATGGCCGCCCACCTGTTCACCGTCGAGGACTACCTGCTCGAACGAAACGGTGCGAACCCGACCCCGGAATGAGTGTTCTGGATGACCTTGCTGCACTGGAGTACCACTGACCTGACGTTGACCTTCGCCCTCGACGACGGCGGCCCGGTGCGACTGACCGCCGTACGCGAGAAGTCGCAGCCGTCTGCTGCCGGCCCGGAGCCGAGCCAGCCGCTGGTCGAGGTCTCGGCCATCGGGTACGGGCGCTCGCCGAGCAGCAACCGGCACGTCGAGACCGCGCTCGGCCAGCAGTTGCGCTATGTCAGCCACGAGGAATCCGAGTCGCTGTTGCGGATCGTCCAGGAAGAACCCCGGTCGGGGCTGCGCGTGGTCAGCGTCTTCGAGGCACGGGCCGGCGTCCGTGCCTGGTCCGAAGCCTCCATCAGCGGCACCGGAACCCTGCAGTTGACGTTCCTCTCGTCGCTCGTCGTCGGCCTGGCGTCGATCGACGCCGACCTGTACTCGGCGGAGAACACGTGGATGGCCGAGAACCGGTGGTCCGCACACCCCTTGCGCTCGGGCGCTCTGGCGCAGATCGTCCGCGATCCCCATCACCACGTGGCCCGGAGCCGGCACGCCGTGACCAACACCGGTTCGTGGTCGACCGGTGAGCGGTCGCCGATCGGCGTGCTGGTCGAGCGAAGTACGCCGTACGCGATCGGTTGGCAGATCGAGCACAACGGGCCCTGGCACTACGAACTCGGTGAGAGTCTGCGCGGCGGCTATCTGCTGCTGAGCGGTCCCACTGACCAGGAACACCAGTGGAGCTTCGAGCTGAGCGCCGGCAAACCGTTCACCACCGTGCCGGTGTCACTCGTCGCGGGGACGGACAGGGACAGCGTGTTCGCCGCGCTCACCCGTCAGCGCCGCGCGATCCGGCAGCGGCGGCCGATCGACGATCGGATGCCGGTCGTCTTCAACGACTACATGAACACCCTCCTGGGTGACCCGACGACCGAGAAGCTGCTGCCCCTGATCGACGCGGCCGCGACCGTCGGAGCCGACTACTTCTGCATCGACGCCGGCTGGTACGCCGAAGGCGACTGGTGGAACACCGTCGGAGCCTGGCAGCCCTCCACCACCCGCTTCCCGAACGGTCTCGCCGAGGTGATCGACCGGATCCACTCGCACGGCATGGTGCCTGGCCTCTGGCTGGAGCCCGAGGTGATCGGCGTTCGCTCCCCGATGGCGGCCGAACTGCCCGACGACGCGTTCCTGACCCGTCGCGGCCTCCGGGTCGAGGAGTCCGGGCGCTACCTGCTCGACCTCCGAAACCAGGCCGCCCGCGCGCACCTCGACGAGACGGTGGACCGGCTGGTCCGCGACTTCGGCGTCGGCTTCTTCAAGTTCGACAACAACACGATGACGGGCCCCGGGACGGACAACGGCGGCACGTCGGTCGGCCACGGTCTGCTCGAACACCAGCGAGCGCTGCTCGACTGGCTCGACGACCTGCAGACGCGCCACCCGGAGTTGTTGATCGAGAACTGCGCCTCGGGGGCGATGCGGATGGACTACGCGATGATGTCCCGCCTGCACCTGCAGTCCACCTCGGACCAGGAGCATCCGTTGCTCTACGCGACCATCGCCGCGGCCGCGCCCGCCGCCGTCCTCCCCGAACAGGCCGGCCACTGGGCCTACCCGATCAGCGGCAGCACGCGCGAGGAGTTCACCTTCGCGCTCGTCAACGGTGTACTCGGCCGGCTCTACCTG
This region includes:
- a CDS encoding FadR/GntR family transcriptional regulator, whose translation is MSKAKTAAPARTPGVSQTDIVVQGIRQMIVDGRLRPGGRLPVEKDLAAALGVSRNPLREGVRALSMLGVLDTRQGDGTYVTNLDPAMLLAPLGFVVDLQDGSGTHHQHAVRRILETEAAAAASLRIAEAQLEAAAELLRHNETELAKKEPDHELVIENDIAFHRIIADAAGNPLLAALIDALGGRTMRDRLRRSISQPGADETAHREHLSILDALSTHDPDRARTRMAAHLFTVEDYLLERNGANPTPE
- a CDS encoding glycoside hydrolase family 36 protein — its product is MTLLHWSTTDLTLTFALDDGGPVRLTAVREKSQPSAAGPEPSQPLVEVSAIGYGRSPSSNRHVETALGQQLRYVSHEESESLLRIVQEEPRSGLRVVSVFEARAGVRAWSEASISGTGTLQLTFLSSLVVGLASIDADLYSAENTWMAENRWSAHPLRSGALAQIVRDPHHHVARSRHAVTNTGSWSTGERSPIGVLVERSTPYAIGWQIEHNGPWHYELGESLRGGYLLLSGPTDQEHQWSFELSAGKPFTTVPVSLVAGTDRDSVFAALTRQRRAIRQRRPIDDRMPVVFNDYMNTLLGDPTTEKLLPLIDAAATVGADYFCIDAGWYAEGDWWNTVGAWQPSTTRFPNGLAEVIDRIHSHGMVPGLWLEPEVIGVRSPMAAELPDDAFLTRRGLRVEESGRYLLDLRNQAARAHLDETVDRLVRDFGVGFFKFDNNTMTGPGTDNGGTSVGHGLLEHQRALLDWLDDLQTRHPELLIENCASGAMRMDYAMMSRLHLQSTSDQEHPLLYATIAAAAPAAVLPEQAGHWAYPISGSTREEFTFALVNGVLGRLYLSGHLNRMTPPELDLVRSALSAHRAVLDDLDSLVPSWPLGLPTWTDEWVALCLNGPGACYLTVWHRAPGPSTITFAFPRSKIEPHFPTDLDGWTYTWTGDSLTISVDTPEPSARVLRLT
- a CDS encoding L-fuconate dehydratase, coding for MRALMPRITSVEVVDVRFPTSLTSDGSDAMNKDGDHSAAYVILHTDDPGLAGHGFTFTIGRGNDLCAAAAAQRGEPLVGRDVDALCADLGGIYRELQSDSQLRWLGPDKGVIHLALAAVMNAVWDLAARRAGVPLWRLLAEMSPEQLVDAADLRYLADVLTPEQAVALLAGQEGGRKQRIEQLEASGYPCYTTSAGWLGYSDAKLRRLCEEAVASGYKHVKLKVGANLADDIRRCGIAREVIGADGNLMIDANQVWEVPQAIEWVRALARFEPLWIEEPTSPDDILGHAAIRKAVAPIGVATGEHGMNRVLFKQLFQAGAIDYCQLDAARLGSVNEVLAVYLLAAKFGVPVCPHAGGVGLCELVQHLAVFDYVAVSGSLDRRVTEYVDHLHEHFVEPCVVRNGAYVLPTAPGYSAEMHRESLATYIYPDGTYWASRALVEPVP